Proteins encoded together in one Thermoproteales archaeon window:
- a CDS encoding 30S ribosomal protein S27ae: protein MSKAHERYKWDYEKGTIELKNRVCPRCGAIMAHHKTPRERWHCGRCGFTIFVSTTRS, encoded by the coding sequence ATGAGCAAAGCACATGAAAGATACAAATGGGATTATGAAAAAGGCACAATAGAATTGAAAAATCGTGTTTGCCCTCGTTGCGGTGCTATAATGGCACACCATAAGACACCTAGAGAAAGATGGCATTGTGGACGATGCGGATTTACTATTTTTGTATCAACAACACGTAGTTAA
- a CDS encoding 30S ribosomal protein S24e, which translates to MSEEYELELIQDVKNSLIGRRELKVLIHHLGKGTPARYQLRRKISDMLKVPLENVYVRLIKTDYGTGRSIAKIHIYDNAERALSIEPAHIIKRNTPKEGGENEQST; encoded by the coding sequence ATGAGCGAGGAATACGAGCTAGAATTAATTCAGGACGTTAAGAACAGCTTAATAGGTCGCCGCGAATTAAAAGTATTAATTCACCATTTGGGTAAAGGAACGCCAGCTAGATATCAACTGAGAAGAAAAATTTCTGACATGCTTAAAGTGCCCTTAGAAAACGTCTATGTACGACTAATAAAAACTGATTATGGGACTGGACGCAGTATAGCAAAAATACATATATATGATAATGCAGAGAGAGCTTTATCAATAGAGCCTGCTCATATAATAAAGAGAAATACTCCCAAGGAGGGTGGTGAAAATGAGCAAAGCACATGA
- a CDS encoding DUF359 domain-containing protein, translated as MQLKFAKKETLFFNEKVKKILRTPLGIAIFEREDKSIKKLKILLDEFKPKLLITVGDVVSQNVINGGLHPNLSIIDYRTKRIKRKTPIIRFFDIIYNIENPPSTISPKAWETIDKAINDSIESKKVLIVVEGEEDLLAIPSVMDSPENSFILYGQPSDAMVVIISTRHVKNALGKFIVEEIIANCHRKFNIK; from the coding sequence ATGCAATTAAAGTTCGCTAAAAAAGAGACGTTGTTTTTTAACGAAAAAGTTAAAAAAATACTCAGAACTCCGCTGGGAATAGCAATATTTGAGCGTGAAGATAAAAGCATTAAAAAACTAAAAATATTACTAGATGAATTCAAGCCGAAGCTATTAATCACGGTAGGAGACGTCGTATCCCAAAACGTAATCAATGGCGGGCTACATCCCAATTTGTCCATTATTGATTATAGAACTAAACGAATAAAACGTAAAACTCCGATAATAAGATTTTTCGATATAATCTACAATATCGAGAATCCTCCATCTACAATTTCGCCAAAAGCTTGGGAAACCATTGATAAAGCGATCAATGATTCTATTGAAAGCAAAAAGGTGCTTATCGTTGTTGAAGGCGAGGAAGACTTGTTAGCTATACCAAGCGTAATGGATTCGCCTGAAAATAGCTTTATTTTATACGGTCAGCCTAGCGATGCTATGGTTGTCATAATCTCTACTCGACATGTGAAAAACGCTCTAGGAAAGTTTATCGTAGAGGAGATTATAGCAAACTGTCATAGAAAATTTAATATAAAGTGA
- a CDS encoding DNA-directed RNA polymerase, subunit E'', whose amino-acid sequence MRKIGVSLKACRRCKMLIPPKIEICPNCGSRDFSTDWIGMIIILDVENSVLAEKLDINKPGRYAIKVR is encoded by the coding sequence ATGAGAAAGATAGGTGTTTCATTAAAAGCTTGTAGACGTTGTAAGATGCTTATTCCACCAAAAATAGAAATCTGCCCAAATTGTGGAAGTCGGGATTTTTCAACTGATTGGATTGGAATGATCATTATTCTTGATGTTGAAAATTCAGTTTTAGCCGAAAAATTGGATATTAATAAACCTGGTAGGTATGCAATTAAAGTTCGCTAA